A stretch of DNA from Methanooceanicella nereidis:
ATCGAGTGCATGATGCCCGGATTCGCCACCAAGGGAACCCAGGAACTGGAGATCGACGGCAAAAAGTACGCGTTCAACGTACTCACCGGCGACCGCGCAGAAGGCGGCAAAGGCACACTATACGTGAAAGCATAAACTGAGAGAAACTTATTAAACCTGAACATCTCTATATGAGATGTTCAACCCTATTTATTTAGTTCTGATAATTCCTATCATGAGGCCAATGTCAATGTCCTGGTTCGACATCCTTTTAAATTCTACAATATCTACGACACAGTATCTAAAAGATAATTATCAGAATGTCGATTTCAAGGTAATAAGTCAGGAAGAGAACGGGAACAAAATAGTCAGAGTATCCGAGTTCATAAAGGACAATAAGGTTGTCGTGCATTCTTCCGTTGAGATCGATGTGGAGGAGAACCCCGAGGTCTTTATAAGACTGATCCGGGATAAAGTGATACCTATTGGAGATATTCTGAAGAGCAATAATTATCGCGTGGAAAGAAAGATACTGAACAATGACAGTTCATCGAAAGAATACGTCATGATGGGCGATGTGGATATTAAAATCACGGAAAAGTATTACGATATGTAATATTTCTTTCGACTCTTATTTTTAATTTTGTAATTTGTATTATTCTTTTGTGCCCTGTATTCTCTCACATATACCTGCCGGAAATTTTTCCAGTATTAACAGATTAATGGAACTATCCGATAAAGCAGGTTTCGACGGCGTTGAGCTTGATTGCTCAGGACTTACCGTTAACGCTGATGACCTATACCGGCTATCAGTAGACCATAATATGCCTTTTAAAAATATTATAGCTCCCTCATTGATATCAAAAAATCCTTTATATCGCCTGGTTAATGGGGACTTCTTACTGTTTTCGTTTTATGAAACTTTAAAGCCTGATAACATTATATTAAAAATCCCATTAACCCCTGCTTTGAAAAGCATATGCTGTTATCTTTTCAAGGATAAGATACTTTATTTAAAAGAGAAATACAGCAACAATATTATTGCTATAGAGAATAACGCTCCCTGTAATATATCCTGTCTGAAGCCTATAATGAATATAAAGAATATACGCGATTTTGCATATGAACATGATGTTTTCATCAACTTTGACGTTTCGAATTGTGCAGCTACCGGTAAAGACATATTACTGTCATATGATATGATCGCGCCAAGGGTAAAAAGCGTGCATCTTAGCGATTTCGGCGGTACCAAAGGCATGTCCCACCTTATTCCCGGGAAAGGCCTTCTGCCATTGGGTATGCTGTTGTCACGGATGAAACAATTTAATTTTAATGGGAATATCAGCTTTGAGATCGATCCCAAAGAGTTAGAAAATTATGAAGAAGGGGAAATA
This window harbors:
- a CDS encoding sugar phosphate isomerase/epimerase family protein, which translates into the protein MKSICCYLFKDKILYLKEKYSNNIIAIENNAPCNISCLKPIMNIKNIRDFAYEHDVFINFDVSNCAATGKDILLSYDMIAPRVKSVHLSDFGGTKGMSHLIPGKGLLPLGMLLSRMKQFNFNGNISFEIDPKELENYEEGEIITLYKELIGYVKSYF